One window of Pectobacterium carotovorum genomic DNA carries:
- the mraY gene encoding phospho-N-acetylmuramoyl-pentapeptide-transferase → MLVWLAEHLAKLYTGFNVFSYLTFRAIVSLLTALVISLWMGPHMIAWLQRLQIGQVVRNEGPESHFSKRGTPTMGGVMILVAIIVSVLMWANLSNPYVWCVLLVLAGYGAVGFVDDYRKVVRKDTKGLIARWKYFWQSVIALVVAFTMYSIGKDTPATQLVVPFFKDVMPQLGLLYVALAYFVIVGTSNAVNLTDGLDGLAIMPTVFVAAGFALVAWATGNMNFAGYLHIPYIRHASELVIVCTAIVGAGLGFLWFNTYPAQVFMGDVGSLALGGALGTIAVLLRQELLLVIMGGVFVVETLSVILQVGSFKLRGQRIFRMAPIHHHYELKGWPEPRVIVRFWIISLMLVLIGLATLKVR, encoded by the coding sequence ATGTTAGTATGGCTGGCCGAACATTTGGCCAAACTTTATACCGGTTTTAACGTCTTTTCTTATTTGACGTTCCGCGCCATTGTCAGCCTGCTGACCGCATTGGTTATTTCCCTATGGATGGGACCACATATGATTGCCTGGTTGCAGCGTTTGCAGATTGGGCAGGTTGTGCGTAACGAAGGGCCAGAATCACATTTCAGTAAGCGCGGCACCCCGACGATGGGGGGCGTGATGATTCTGGTCGCGATCATCGTTTCCGTTTTGATGTGGGCAAATCTGTCGAATCCGTATGTCTGGTGCGTACTGCTGGTGTTAGCAGGCTATGGTGCGGTCGGTTTTGTTGACGACTACCGCAAAGTGGTCCGTAAGGATACCAAGGGGCTGATTGCCCGCTGGAAATATTTCTGGCAGTCAGTGATTGCGCTCGTGGTGGCTTTCACCATGTATTCCATCGGCAAAGATACGCCAGCCACGCAGCTGGTTGTGCCGTTTTTCAAAGACGTGATGCCACAATTGGGTCTGCTCTATGTTGCACTGGCCTACTTTGTGATTGTCGGCACCAGTAATGCCGTAAACCTGACTGATGGTCTGGATGGCTTGGCAATCATGCCGACAGTGTTTGTTGCTGCTGGCTTTGCGCTGGTGGCATGGGCAACGGGGAACATGAATTTTGCTGGTTATCTGCATATCCCGTATATCCGTCATGCCAGTGAACTGGTGATCGTCTGCACCGCGATTGTGGGCGCGGGGCTTGGGTTCCTGTGGTTTAACACCTATCCGGCGCAGGTCTTCATGGGAGACGTAGGCTCTCTGGCGCTGGGCGGCGCGCTGGGGACGATCGCGGTCCTGCTGCGTCAGGAGCTTTTGTTAGTGATTATGGGCGGCGTATTCGTGGTCGAAACGCTGTCGGTGATTTTGCAAGTCGGGTCCTTTAAATTGCGCGGGCAGCGGATCTTCCGCATGGCGCCAATTCATCATCATTATGAACTTAAGGGCTGGCCGGAACCGCGCGTGATTGTGCGCTTCTGGATTATTTCGTTGATGCTGGTGCTGATTGGCCTGGCAACGCTGAAGGTACGGTAA